A region of the Ktedonobacteraceae bacterium genome:
CCCGCCGGTCCAACATTTGGACGGTTGAAAGCGCTATCCCAAGAATATCAGCAACTTCTCGTTGTGTATGAGCGTGCCCATCAAGCAGGCCAAGTCGCAATCGAAACACGGCGCGTTCCGGCTCGGTCAAGAGACGAAGCACATCTTCAGCAGAGAAAAAGCCGTCATCGGCAAAAGTGGCGGCTGTCGTATCCTCAAGCACGTCTTCAAAAGAAGTAACACTTTCTTTTCCAACCTGGGTATGCAGGCTCACTACCTGCTGGTCCCGGAGTGCCAGCAATGCCTGTACTTCCTGTTCCTTGAGTTGCATCTCCTGCGCTACTTCTGTGGGAGTTGGCTCTTGTCCCAACTGTGCAAGCAAGCGCATATGTATCGTCTGCATGCGTTGTATCTCTCGCACTTTGTTGATGGGCAGTGGAATGGCCCGTTCATAGCGCCAATAAGCTGTCAGCATTGCTCCCCTCATCCATGCAAACGCAAATGTTTTGAAGGAAGAAGCCATACGATTTTCGTCATACTGCTTGATAGCCCGCAGGAGTGCGCTATTGCCTTCCTGTACGAAATCAAGCAATTCCAAATGCGTGCAATCACGCACAAATCGCTTCGCCAGACTAACAATGGTCGATTGGTATCCCTCCACCAGGCGATCCTGTGCTTGCTTGGCATCAATAGCCCGCGAAATACTCGACAATAAGCCTGCCTCCTCCTCAGCCGTGAGTGAAGGAATCTGCCTGACTTCACGCATATACTGATCAACCGCCGCTAATGAAAGGTTTTCTCCATGGGCCTGCCGCATGTGTCGTACTCCTTGTTTCTTTTTCAACATCGTTCCTCGAATAAAAGCCATGCTCCCAGCACATCCTGGCTTGTGATGTGCTATACTGTACCAGTGGTTATCATTATTATTAATAAAATCGGTTGCAGAAAACAGGCGCAAATTGTGGAAGCAGCGTAAGCTGCGAGGCATAAAGAAGAGGATAAATCGTGGCAACGAACTCTATCAAACCCAAGCCTTCATTCGCCGGACAATTTCTGAAAGACTACCGCAAAGCACACCGACTTTCTCAAGAGCAATTGGCCTATGACCTTTCCATCGAACCGCGTACCCTTCGGGCCTACGAGAGTGGAGAACGGCAACTTACCAATATCAATGAACTGCGGCGTATCGCCGATCTACTCGGTGTCGAACCAGAGCGCCTGGGCCTGGCCGCCTCGATCTATGTACCACGAACGCCGGAACAAATTGAAGCCGTTGTGGAACACGCGTGGTCGCTGATCGAAGAATCTCGTGTGCAGGAGGCACGCACGGTCATTGACCGTCTCATTCATAACCTTCAATCACAAATCACAACAGAAGACCCCGTTCTCTTGAAAAGTCTCGCGCACGCCTATCATGCCGCAGGCTATGTCACCTCTGTTAGCACGCGCTCATTCGAGTCCTATAAGGCTATCCCCTACTACCATCAGGTTGAAGTGATAGCTCGCATCATCAAGGATGATACCCTGTTGAATATCGGTCTCACCTATCAGGGCGATATGTACCAACGGTTGGGAGAGATCAACAAGGCGATTACCTATCTTGAAGCTGCGCGTGATACAACACTTCAAGCAGATGCAGCATCACGCGGAAACGGTATCCAATTACTGGGACGGGCCTATCTCAGAACAAACGATGTCACTAACTTCGAGCGAGCCATGGACACCTCAGAAGAACTCACACATGCCTTCGATCCCAAGGCCAGCGTGACACATGGCCACTATAGCCTGGGAACTGTCTACGAGGAATATGGTCGCAGTTATGCTAATTTGGGACAGATGCAGAAAGCGCTCGATTATCTGGACCGAGCGGCAGCCGAATTGCCCCAAACGAAATTCTGGGAACTCTTGCTAACTACAGCCAAAGCCATTGCGCTGGTAAAAGGCAACGAACTGAGAGAAGGCCTGGACCTGGCTACCGAAGCGGCACAGGAGTGTCTTGCTACTGGCAATATCCGCTTCTTAGATCGCATCTATATCATCGATCATTACGTAGAAGAATTGACACGTGATATTCTTCAGATGAGAAAACCACTCCACGAGGCAATGCACCGGGGGCAAGAAACAGAAATCTAAGCACAAGAGGGGATAAACAGGATTATGGCACAACATGAGCTTCAGCAAGGTCTCACACATAAGCTGGAAGGACCTTTTTATGAGGATGGACGTTGGACAGCCAGCATCACATTGCGAGGCATTGAATCGAAGACATTTTACGGGAAAACACAAAAAGAAGTACAGGCTCAGATGCTGGACTATCTCGATCATATCGTGCTAGAACTGGAAAGAGCGCATGCGCTCCTTTATAAAGCCTTAGAACAGCAGCAAACAGAGATAGAGTGAGGCAGCATATGGCTGATTCCTTTAATCGTGTCTACGGGAAGCCGGACGATCCATTCTACTATGGTCTGAAACCAACTGTAGAGCTTGAGCATTTTCTGCATGAAACACAGCCCCCAATCGGAGAAGCGTTAGACCTTGGCTGCGGCGAGGGCAGGAATAGCTTGCTATTAGCCCGCTACGGCTATCATGTACATGCCGTCGATGCATCAAGCCATGGCATTGAGAAGTTACAAAAATACGCCTCCTCGCAAGACCTGAACTCTATTGACGGCGAAGTTGCCGATGTACGCACGTTGCAACTCAGGCCCAACTCTTATGATGCCATTGTCGCCGTGACCATTCTTGACCATATCAGCGAGGAAGAGGGCAAGAAGGTCGCAACGTCCATGATAGATGCTCTCAAGCCAGGTGGTTTTGTTTTTATCGAAGATTTCACCATTCATGACCCAGGAGCAAACGCGATCAGGAAAGAAAACGAGACAATTAGCGAGACCGCCTCTTTTGTACAACATTACTTTGACGAGGGTGAGCTTGCGACCTGGTTTTCCACCTTGGAGACGCTGTTATATGAGGAAATCATGAAGTATGATGATTCTCATGGCAAGCCACATTACCATGGAGTTGCGAGATTGATTGCGAGGAAAAAGCTAACCAGCAATAAAGATACTGCTTATTGCAAACCCAGAGCTTTCTGATAGTGCTTCGTAAACATCTGATGCAGGGCCATACGGAGAAGTTTGATATGGTTGAACGCCAGGTCAGGGAGGAGCCGCAAATCGTCTACCGAATACCATTGGACGCGCGAAACATCCCCTCCTGCCTGAATGGTTGCAGATGAACTCAATGGCTCCGATAACACATAGAGCAAACAAAGATATTTCCCGCGTGGGTCTTGAAAATCTTCAAACGTATAGACTTGCTCAAACAAATCGAGAGGAATGACCAGGCCGGTTTCTTCCTGTGCTTCACGCTGGGCAGCCGCTTCTAATGATACGTCTTCTGTGTTTAAATGACCACCAGGAAGTGCCCACATACCCTTGAAAGGTTCTTTGTTTCGTTGGATCAGTACAACTTCCCAACCACCAGACGGAGAAAGGCGCGGAATAACAATATCGAGTGTGACCAAAACCCCCGCTTGATCTTGATCTGCCATAAAGATAATCCCTTCTAGAGTGAATAGAGCAAGCCAATGTAGTATAGTATAGCATAGTCATGGCTGAAATCAGCTTCCAATTATGAACCCAAGCCAATGAACAACACACAGGATTGGGTCCCTTTCGGCACCATTGAGCTAATAGCTTACTATGCGGCGAGACACCTCATAGCCTCTCAAAGACGGAGCCAGGAGCCACGTTCCTCATGGAGTTTTGACAGCTTACTTGACAGCTTAAGTGGTCAACAGAGACGGACTTCATTGGACGTATGTAGACAAAAATACACGTTCCTACACCTGGCACTCCGCTTCTCAAGGGCATCCCAAAGGTCTCACGCCCATCGGACGAATCTTGAGCAAATCTTGAACTTTTTGAGAGGCTTTTTTCACCTTTACAGACTATGATATGAGTGTCACATAGAAAACGTGGCAGAAAAGTTTGGATAAGGTTTTCTCTGGAAAGGGATATGAAAGATATGAAAAAGTTGCTCTTGATTGGCGGAGGCACGCTTCTGCTGTTAGGGGCGATGGTGGCTGGAGCGCTCTTTGCTATTCCGATGTTCGCCTCGGCCCAGAGCAATACGAGCGCTGCGACGACGACGACTTCGACTACCGCCGCGACGAATCCGTATTGCCAGGAGTTCCTGCAGAATCTGGCGAATCGGCTGCATGTCTCGGTCGCCACGTTAGAAAGCGAAACACAGGCGGCAGCGAAAGATGTCATCGCCCGGATGGTGAAGGATGGCGCGCTGACACAAAGCCAGGCGAATATGCTTGAGCAGCGTATGGCAACTTACCAGGCATGCACCGGTCAGGAATATACTCGACTGACAAATGCTCTGGTAATACATGCCCTGAAAGGATACCTGCCAGACATGCAGAACCAGGTGGCGCAGGGGCTGCATCTGACCCCGGCTCAGTTGAAAGCAGATTTGCAGGCCGGCCAGAGCCTGGACCAGATCGCTGCCAAACAGCATGTCTCGACCTCCGAGCTACGCACGATTGTGCAGAATGCCGTCCAGAACGCGCTCAATAAAGCCGTCTCAGCAGGGAGCATAACTCAGCAGCAGGCGACTAACTTTATGCAAGAACTGCGAAGCAATCCGCAGATTCTGAACCATATTCTGAGTGCGCACCACAACAATATGCAGCCAGATACCTGGCCACAGGGTTAGCCGGTGAGAAGAGGAAAGGATTATGCAGAATACCTCTCCTTTTCTTCTCTCCCCCCATCGAACAAACAGGGCCGGTACGGTGAACACCGTATCGACCCTGTTTGCATTGTTGTGTTGATCCAGTTTACTTGCTGTTACCGGTTGATCAGCGCAGATTTTGCCGCCGGATGGTTGTATCCCGCTCTGTACCGGAATAATTGGGCGCGAATATAACCCGTGCCAGCGATACGAGGCCCCAGGCTATCAGGGCATAGATGATCATGGCAACAATGGTCGAAAACTCAAAGACGCTATGGCCCAATGCCTGATCATTGAAAATGCCGTTGAACGGGCCTACGAAGACGTGACTCAGGTTATACAGGAACATCACGAAGTCGTTGCCCTCGCTCGCTCCCAGGAGCCGGAAAATGAAACGCAGCGCCAATATTATCTCCAGCACGGCCAGGAGATAATACACAATCCTTGTGACCCAGTAACGTATATTGGCGCGCTGCGCATTTCGATCTACAAAGACCTGCTCGCGGTTCTCGACGCGATTGCCCGCGGGGTCTACGTAGCTCTGGTGCTGGCTCTGAGCATAGACATTATCGTTCCTGCTCGTCTGAATAGTATTATCAGCCGCATCGTATTCTCGCTGGTAGCGAGGGTCGGGCGGATAAGGTTGATTACCCATTGCTTGTTCTCCTCTCTTATTCTCGCTTGCTTGAGTCTATTTTTTACACGTCGGCTGGCAGGAAAAGGTGACATATAGAATTGCCGTGATTAAGCCGATAATGAATTTTCACGAACAAAATCGGGAAGCATCAGCATGACACAACCAGGGCTACTCGGATTGCCGGTGCTGCCGGTAAACATTCATTATTCCGCAAACAAAAAATCGTCCCGTCAATTGATGGGACGATTTTTTGTTTGCGGAATTGAGCAGCTTAATCAGTGTACTTCCGCAGTCTGGGGCAACTGGCTCTCAATCCACTTCTGGAGGGCCTCGCCGCTTTCGAATGAGACTATCAGGGCATAGCGGGGCTTGGGGCCTGGATGCCACGTCGCGTGCCACAGGCGCTGCGAGTCGATAACCATCTGGCGATTGCGTGGCAACGAGACACGGGACTCTGTCGAAGGATCATTCTTATCCTCGCGCAGGATCATGTAGGAGTTGGGATCATCGGTGAGCTGCAGCCAGGCACGCACAACCCAGCCTTCGCCATCAGGATTCAGGCGGTTGTTGTCATCGAGGTGCAGGTTGTGGATGGCTTCGGCTTCAGTGTTGGGGTTGAGCTTGATGATGCGCACGCGCCCGAAATTGGCGCCAACATTTTTGGTCCAGGCTACCAGCGTGGAGCATACCTCGGCGTTCTTTGTCCAGATGCCATCTTTGTCGGGCTTGCCGTGATCCCAGAAACCGGCGCATTCCATCTCGCCGAGGGCCGAGGCAATCGGCGCGAAGTTGGTATCGCCGCCGCTCTTCCAGTCCATATATTCGAGGCTTTCCCATTCTTCGGGCGACACCGGCGGCCCGGCATAGTCTTTTAGAACAATAAAGCCCTTTTCAGCAAGCACATCGAGTTTTTGATGCATTAGTTACTCCTTGGTAGTAAATAGTTGTTGTTTGCCGCATAATAGTGATCGTTCGCCTCATCCAGGCTTTCTGCCCGGACGAACGATGTATTCACTACTATAAACGTTCCAGTTTACAGAACAGTGACTCCCCTGGAACATTTTTTATTGTACCATAGAGGGGGTTTGATCGCCGCGTAAAATGACTAATTTCTCAGGGCTATATAAAAGTCGATGAGTTGAGGACACATCTCGGCACGCGGTAAGGACAGCGGCTGGTCCCTGTCCTCGGTGGGGGCCACTGGGACAGGGACCAGCCGCTGTCCTTACCGCGTGCCTGACGACTTTTACATCGCCCTGCCAATTTCTCTCTACCTTTGACAAGATGATAAACTTAGTGTATGCTTTGTAGCAGCTGTATCTACCATATATACCAGGAGGGAACAAAATGATCTGGCAAAAGTTGCGCAAAGTGGGAAATAGCTATGTTGTAACTATTCCGAAAGAGGAAATCGAGCGCCAGAATCTCCATGAAGGTCAATTGCTGGCCGTCGAAATCCAGCCTGCCGAAATACGCCCGGTATTGTCGCCTGAACTGCGCAAGGCATTCGAGGAAAGCTGGCAGCGCAACGAAGAGGCCTATCGCTACATGGCCGAGCATTAATAGATAGCAGAAAGCACTATGGCCGAGATACGCTATCTTACCCTGGCAGATGTGCTGGCACTTCACCATGCCATCATGGAACGATTCGGCGCTCCACCAACGCCTCTCCGTGACGAGGGTACACTCGAATCGGCATTAATGCGGGCACGCATGGTAGCCTATTATGATGAGGCTGATATCATTCGCCAGGCGGCTCTGCTCGCGGTCGGTATCTCTCAGGCGCAGGCTTTTCTAGACGACAATAAGCGTATTGCATTTGCCGTCTGCGATGTCTTCTTACGCGTGAACGGTTTAGCTTTCTCAGGCGATCCCCTGGAACTGACCTTGCAATTCGAGACTTTAGCAAAGCGAGAGGATAGCCTGGATAAGGCGACGGAGCGATTTGAGCAGTGGCTGCGGAAGAATGTTAGCCCAAGGGATGAGAACATGATATGATAAAAAGCAGGGTGGTAGTAAAACAATGTTGTTGAGTATTTGAAACATTCCACCATGAAAGGAGCCTTATTTTATGAGCCAGACCAGAACCCCAAATATGACCGACTACGAGGCCGAACGCCGCAATTTCTCGCTGGAAGTCCCCGAATATTTCAACTTCGCCATCGACGTGACGCTCTTGTCCACTTTAGGGGCTTACGGCATGCTTGCTATGAGAGTAGCGAAACGACATCAAGCAGGGTAGAATAAGGGATAGTGGTACCTGAGAGGATTTCAGTTATGAGTAGAGATGAATCACCTGCTTTCCCTACGACGCTGGTGGATGTGGGAGGATATCGGCTCGCCATCACTTGCATGGGCACTGGAAGCCCGACTGTGGTCCTGGATGCGGGTATGGGAGATGCCAGTGAGGTCTGGCACCAGGTGCAGAAAGCCGTTTCCCAATTTACCCAGGTGTGTAGTTATGATCGCGCAGGTCAGGGTCAGAGCGATCCAGGTCCCAAACCCCGCACCAGCCAAACCATCACCAGCGAATTGCATAGCTTGTTAACCCATGCACATATTCCCGGCCCTTACGTCCTGGTGGGGCATTCGTTTGGAGGATTCAATGTGCGTCTGTTCGCCAGCCGCTATCCAGATGAGGTGGTCGGTTTGGTGCTCGTCGATTCAGCCCACCCTGACCTGGATCTGGTTGCATTGCTACCAGCAGAGTTCCCCGAGGAGAACCAGGGGGTGCGGCAGGTACGACTCACCCTTAAACAAGAGACCCAGCAGACGGACAACCCAGAGGGCATTGATCCGGCTGCGAGTGCTGCCCAGGTGCGCTCCATTACCTCACTGGGAACATTACCCCTCGTTGTGCTCACTCACAGCTCTGAACGGTGGATAGATATGTGGGTCACCGCATTCCCTGGTTTTCCGCGGGAGCTGGCAGTCAGGCTTGAACACGCCTGGCAGGAGCAGCAGCACCAGCTCTTACCGCTTTCGTCACAGAGCCGGCAGATGGTCGCACAACAGAGTGGGCATTACATTCATCTGGAGGAGCCGGAACTGGTGGTGAACGCCATTCGCTCCGTAGTTGAGCTGGTCCGACGAAGAGCGTGATGCAGCATCGCATCGTGCGAATGCCTGCGTGTTCCTCCTGGGTCTCCTCTTTTACCACCGGACATTTTTTTTGCGTCTTAGAGTGCATGCAGCACACGCTTGCGGAGCAAGGGAAATCCGGCCCTGCCATATCCTTGTCTTTTGATCAGCTTCAGCTTGGTTACGTGGCCTTCAGTCTGACCATTGTTGATGTGCCAGGTGAGCCCCGCCTGGACGGCAGTTTTGTCCCGCTCTATTCCAGCAGCAAAGCTTTGCAGTTCTGGCAGACCACTTTGGGCGACTTGCTCTAACCAGCCATCGAGTCGGTGTCCTTCACGGTGGTGAAGCATGTGCAGGAAATCCTGCACCAGCAGGTAAGCTGTGTTGAGTGTCTGATCGACTAATCGGAAGGCCGCCAGATCTTCCTGCTCATTGCTCGCGAGTTTTTTCGGGTCACGCATGAAAAGCCACACGGCTGTTCGTGAGGTGTAGCGGGGCAGACGTGAAAGCCCGGCTGATGGCACTATTTCCTTGCTTTTGAGTGTTTCCAGGAAGCGATAGACCATGCGCTCAGACCCGCTATATCCCTGGAACTGCACTTCATGCCACAGCTGGCGGCCACTGTGCTCGCCTTCTCGCCAGCGTTTGAGCACATACGGAGCGTAGAGATCAAAATCGCTACGATATTTACGTCGAGGCCTGGTATCAGGGGCAATACCCTTGTGGAGCCAATCCCGCACAGTTCGCTCTTTCATCTCAAGACGAGCAGCAATCTCATGTGAGGTCAATCCTTGCTCACGCAGGGCGGTCACTTGTTGATAGCGCCCTTGTCGCTCTGCACGGCGTATTGCAATGATCTGCTTCACGCTCTCCTCTTGTGCTGGACGCCATTCCTCAATGGGAAGGAGATGCTCGGTTGAGCTCTTCTCGGCTTCCTTGCTCTGCTGGCTGGTCTCCTTCATGGCTTGCAAGACACGAGCCAAGAGCCGTTGCACGGCTTCTGAGAGATTCTTTGCAAGGTGAAAGCGATCCGCTATCTGCATCGCTTGAGGAGCTCCTAGAGCCGCAGCGGCAGCGTATTCACTTCCCCGATCTCGACTCACCACCGTAATGTCTGGGTGTTGCCAGATCCAGTGGGCTGCCGAATCACAGGTGCGATCCGGTAACAGGTCCACGACGCGATGGCCCTCCAAGTCCACGAGCACTGTCCCGAACTGGTAGCCACGCCGGAAGGCAAACTCGTCGATCCCCAAAAGGAGCACCGATCCAGAAGGGGTATCGGGCAAGTCCATGATCTGACGGAGGATGGTCTGGCCAGACGTTTGTATTCCCAAACGAGCAGCGAGTTTGGCTCCCCCTTTGCCACAGGTGGAGAGCCCAATGGAGGTAATCTGCTGGCAGTATCGGATCGTCATCCTGGCCCATGGCTCGACAAAGGCCGGGAGACGTTCAGCAAAGACTTTGCGCGCGCAATAGGGATTGCGGCAGGAGAACTTACGAACGGTCAGGAACAGCTGGACGCGACGGCCTGCGCAGGGAACATCGCGTAAGGTCCGGCGATAGTGGCAATGGATCGATGCGGATGCTTCAGAACAGAGCGGACAACACGAGGTGGCAGAGGTGGCAACGACCTCGATGATGACGCCGTTTTCGGTGATCTGGATCTGCTCGATCCGCATCCCTTCAGGCAAGGAAAGCAAGGAAGTCTCGTCCATCACAACCTCACTCTTGGCGATGAACCAATCTTCGAGAGGGTTCTCATGGAAGGAACTCTATCATTACCTGTCAATGCATCTGATCTACAAGGCAAGCATGCCGTAAGCCCCTAAAGTGGACAAGAGCGCGACGTGATCGACAAATGGGCCACTGATCCCAACAAACTCGCCATGCTATGGATTGGACAAAAAGGCGAAGTGGAGCGCAATATTACGTTTGCCCAGTTCGCCGAACGCTCCAGCCGGGCCGCCAATGCTTTTGCCACACTGGGCATTCAGAAAGGCGACCGCGTGCTGGTAATGCTGCCGCGCATCCCAGAATGGTGGGAGAGCGTGCTGGGCTTGATGAAGCTGGGAGCGATTGCCATCCCCTGCACCACACTGCTCACCCCCAAAGATATCGCTTTTCGCGCCGGGGTAGCGGAAGCTGTTGCCATTATCACCGATCACGAGGGCGCGGCCAGGTTCGACCAGGTACGCAAGGAATGTCCGACCGTTCAGCACGCTATTCTGGTAGATACGCCGCAGAGTGAGCGTGACGGCTGGACGAATTATCATCAGATCGTTGATGAAGCATCGCCGGAGTTCACCGGCGAGAAGACGCGCAGCGATGACCCGTGCCTGGTTTACTTCACTTCAGGCACTGTCGGCTATCCCAAGATGGTACTCCACACTCAGGCCAGCTACCCTATCGGGCATACCATCACCGGCAAGTACTGGCTCGATCTGCACGAAGGTGACCTGCTCTGGAATCTTTCCGAAACCGGATGGGCAAAATTCGCGTGGAGCAATCTTTTTGGTCCCTGGAGTCAGGGTGCCGCTATGTTCATCCAGGATGCGCGCGGCAAGTTTAATCCCATCGAAACATTGGAGATGCTTAACAAGTATCCCATCACGACGCTCTGCGCCCCACCGACCGCCTACCGTATGCTGGTACTCGATGAGCCGATGAAGTATATGAAGGCTAACCCACCGAAGGCGCTGCGCCATTGCGTTGGCGCCGGTGAGCCACTCAACCCTGAAGTCATCAAGATCTGGGAAGATGAAACGGGCATGACCATCCGCGACGGCTACGGGCAGACGGAAACGGTGCTGCTGTGCGCCAACTTCCCACCCATTCAGGTCAAGCCTGGCTCGATGGGCAAACCGTCGCCTGGTTTCGATGTCGAAGTCATCGACCATGACGGCAATCCGCTGCCAGCAGGCAAGGAGGGCGATATTGCCGTGCGCGTCAAGCCGCAGCGCCCCACCTGGATGTTCAAGGAATACTGGCGCAACCCCGATGCGACCAAGGCCTGCATTCGCGGCGACTGGTATATCACCGGCGATCGCGCCTACAAGGATGAAGACGGCTACTTCTGGTTTGTCGGACGCGCTGACGATGTCATCATCAGTGCAGGCTACCGCATTGGCCCCTTCGAAGTCGAGAGTGCCTTAAAAGAGCATCCTGCTGTTGCTGAGTCTGCGGTGGTGGCAAGTCCCGATGAGATGCGCGGCGAGGTCGTCAAAGCCTTTGTCATCCTGGCCCCTGGCTATACCGCATCACCTGAACTGGCCAGCGAATTGCAAGACCACGTCAAGCGTGTCACTGCACCCTATAAGTATCCGCGTGAGATCGAGTTTGTGGATAGCTTGCCCAAGACCATCTCCGGCAAAATCCGCCGCGTGGAACTCCGCGAGATGGAGCGGCAGAGGAAGCAAAGTTAGTAGACTGGTTATTCCATGCAACAAAGCGCCTGAGGTTTCATCCAACGGCTGCGAGCGGCACCTCGCAGCCTGATTATGAGACAGTCCTTACACGGCCTGACGACTCTGCTTTCCGATGTTTATTGGTTTTGCAGCAGGCTGTATCCACAGTTGGTATCGTCACCTCCCAAGTCTTTGCCTTCTCGATATAAGCCAGCAGACGGTGCTGTTCGTCTTGCCTGAGCAGTTCCCAGGCGACTCGCGCTGACCGAGCAGCAAGGGAGCGGCTGCCGATATCCAGGTGCTGGTTGCTCGTGGATTCTGCTTCAGGCTGCCTCATAAGTTGGTCCTTGTTGTACTCCGATGCTATTACACAGTTCCACTCTAGCAGATGAAGGCGGTGGGGATCTGTGAAAAGGGCAGGCTACAAGGAGACGAGAGGCGGTACACACCTGGGCAGAGGGCAAAAAAAAACGGGAAAGGCCGACAGGGCAAGCACATCATGGGCGATAAGCCATCTCTGTCTTTCACCCAGGTGCGATCCGCCTCTTCCCCAGGTGTCATCCGTCTCGGTCTGGTAGACTGAAGGTGTTTAGAGCTGGAAGCACTCCCATGAGGGAGATTCCAGGGACAACACAGCGCGTGATCCATGCGCTAGTGGTCTAACCGCTACAAAGGATCAGGGTCGCCTCCCCTTAGATGTTGGTTGAGCTGCTCCTGCGCTCCTGTTGGAGATGGCTGGTTGAGCCGCTCCCCTCAAAAGAGGGCATCCACCAATTGTCCTTGTAGGTCGTCCGTGTCGTGCGTTCTGGGAGTGCGCCCTGGTAGCGTATGGCTCTCTGTCTTCTCGTCGAGGGACAGACTACGTCGTTCTTCCTCTCGTTCGTGGAGATATAAACAGCGTAGCTGCTGAAAGTGGTGTCTCGGAGCGCAGCCTTTCAGCGGAGTGGAGCGAGTCGAGTCTTCGCAGGAATGTCCTTACCGTGATCGCTGTCTTTTGTAGGTGCTAGCTTCTCTCTGCTTTCTCAAGAAAGGGACGTTGTATGGGATCTCGCAAGAGCATCATCCGTGAGGCGATTGAACGCCTGGACACTCTCATGGCGATTGGAGAAAGTCGCTTTCAGGCTAAGCAGGCACAACGGGCCGCCTCTCCTGATGGTGGGTGGACCGTTTCCACCGGCAAGATTCACTCGCACACCACCCGCAAAGTCTATCAGCAGCAAGTCCTGGCATTCATCAACTGGGCGCGAACTAATC
Encoded here:
- a CDS encoding AMP-binding protein codes for the protein MIDKWATDPNKLAMLWIGQKGEVERNITFAQFAERSSRAANAFATLGIQKGDRVLVMLPRIPEWWESVLGLMKLGAIAIPCTTLLTPKDIAFRAGVAEAVAIITDHEGAARFDQVRKECPTVQHAILVDTPQSERDGWTNYHQIVDEASPEFTGEKTRSDDPCLVYFTSGTVGYPKMVLHTQASYPIGHTITGKYWLDLHEGDLLWNLSETGWAKFAWSNLFGPWSQGAAMFIQDARGKFNPIETLEMLNKYPITTLCAPPTAYRMLVLDEPMKYMKANPPKALRHCVGAGEPLNPEVIKIWEDETGMTIRDGYGQTETVLLCANFPPIQVKPGSMGKPSPGFDVEVIDHDGNPLPAGKEGDIAVRVKPQRPTWMFKEYWRNPDATKACIRGDWYITGDRAYKDEDGYFWFVGRADDVIISAGYRIGPFEVESALKEHPAVAESAVVASPDEMRGEVVKAFVILAPGYTASPELASELQDHVKRVTAPYKYPREIEFVDSLPKTISGKIRRVELREMERQRKQS